The following are encoded together in the Candidatus Cetobacterium colombiensis genome:
- a CDS encoding EAL domain-containing protein: MEYIEILKKDLKDIIKISFQPIYCLKEKKIVTHEVLSRFHSEKVGTIETLKVIEALEKIGEIHKLDFIIIEKIKDYVVKRDMNICINLSPKTILRDDFLEKLSILEKGYKNLEVEITERGSFNYNQLLKRILYLKKLGIKITMDDFPIGNSNLENLLKMHVDGVKIDRELLKNLCSDKGKGIYKSVVNLLKNIENEITAEGIETKEELEFVKSLGIDKVQGYYISKPILEEDFKKI, from the coding sequence ATGGAATATATAGAGATTTTAAAAAAAGATTTAAAAGATATTATAAAAATAAGTTTTCAACCAATATATTGTTTAAAAGAGAAAAAAATTGTAACACATGAGGTTTTATCTAGATTTCATAGTGAAAAAGTAGGCACAATTGAAACTTTAAAAGTAATTGAAGCATTAGAAAAAATAGGAGAAATTCATAAATTAGACTTTATTATAATTGAAAAGATAAAAGACTATGTGGTAAAAAGAGATATGAACATATGTATAAATCTGTCTCCTAAAACAATTTTAAGAGATGATTTTTTAGAGAAATTAAGTATATTGGAAAAAGGATATAAAAATTTAGAGGTAGAGATAACTGAGAGGGGAAGCTTTAATTATAATCAGTTACTAAAGAGAATTTTATATTTAAAAAAACTAGGAATAAAAATAACAATGGATGATTTTCCCATTGGAAATTCAAATTTAGAGAATCTTTTAAAAATGCATGTAGATGGGGTGAAAATAGATAGGGAACTATTGAAAAATCTATGTAGCGATAAGGGAAAAGGAATTTATAAAAGTGTGGTAAATCTCTTGAAAAATATAGAGAATGAGATTACTGCTGAGGGAATAGAAACTAAAGAGGAGTTGGAGTTTGTTAAAAGCTTGGGGATAGATAAAGTACAGGGGTATTATATAAGTAAGCCCATTTTAGAGGAAGATTTTAAAAAAATATAA
- a CDS encoding recombinase family protein translates to MVYGYCRVSTKKQSLSRQVDVILDYGVKYSNIYMDTYTGAEIKRKGLDKLREILTKGDTLVVKEIDRLGRNRSQTIDLIKELIERDINLIVLDTPYLQDFIIRELKNNEGFMEIMANTLLALILEVAEQERKKILLRTSEGKKKAIAKGVKFGRKTKITKEIFLEYYNKIKEGIFTPKDIQESLNISKQSYYNYIKKYVET, encoded by the coding sequence TTGGTTTATGGATATTGTAGAGTGAGTACTAAAAAACAGAGTTTATCGAGACAAGTAGATGTTATTTTAGATTATGGAGTAAAGTATAGTAACATATATATGGATACATACACGGGAGCAGAAATAAAAAGAAAAGGGTTAGATAAACTGAGAGAGATCTTAACAAAAGGGGATACATTAGTAGTTAAAGAGATTGATAGGTTAGGGAGAAATCGATCTCAAACTATTGATTTGATAAAAGAGTTAATAGAAAGAGATATAAATTTAATTGTTTTAGATACTCCATATCTTCAAGATTTTATAATTAGAGAGTTAAAAAATAATGAAGGGTTTATGGAGATTATGGCAAATACCTTACTAGCTTTAATACTAGAGGTGGCAGAGCAAGAAAGAAAAAAAATACTTTTAAGAACAAGTGAAGGGAAAAAAAAGGCCATAGCTAAAGGAGTAAAGTTTGGGAGAAAAACTAAGATAACAAAAGAGATATTTTTAGAGTATTATAATAAAATTAAAGAGGGGATTTTTACACCAAAGGACATTCAAGAGTCTTTAAATATATCTAAACAAAGTTATTATAACTATATTAAAAAGTATGTTGAAACTTAA
- a CDS encoding toxin-antitoxin system YwqK family antitoxin, which yields MKIINILILLMITFSGCSKEIDISNLAVGNNGLVYEKGESSPFSGTAILKKNDKFLTLWNYKNGKANGVCKNYYENGNLKFLGEFKNGLPNGTLKEYNNDGILILEENYSNGILNGEKKEFYGNGTLKSLETYKDDFLDGPRITYNNEGKPKIKEIYKFDEVLETIIWPEN from the coding sequence ATGAAAATAATAAATATACTTATTCTATTGATGATTACTTTTTCTGGATGTAGTAAAGAAATAGATATTTCAAATCTAGCAGTAGGAAATAATGGATTAGTCTATGAGAAGGGGGAAAGTTCTCCCTTTTCAGGGACTGCTATTTTAAAAAAAAATGATAAATTCCTAACTCTTTGGAATTATAAAAATGGGAAAGCAAACGGAGTTTGTAAAAATTATTATGAAAATGGTAATTTAAAATTTTTAGGAGAGTTTAAAAATGGCCTTCCTAACGGGACTTTAAAAGAGTATAATAACGACGGAATTCTAATTCTTGAGGAAAATTATTCTAATGGAATTTTAAATGGAGAGAAAAAAGAATTTTATGGAAATGGAACTCTTAAAAGTTTAGAAACTTATAAAGATGACTTTTTAGATGGTCCTAGAATTACATATAATAATGAAGGAAAACCTAAAATAAAAGAAATTTATAAATTTGATGAAGTTTTAGAAACAATTATTTGGCCAGAAAATTAA
- a CDS encoding YbhB/YbcL family Raf kinase inhibitor-like protein — MKKFLLGLFLLVGATSFALELSSSGVKDGVIEKKYGTYGKDQYRGMPTLSMPFEWKDAPAGTKQFALVIEDFDAVEAVGVIWLHWLTLIPGEAKALPENASATDPKLIQGENSWWSLIGGSLPKEEVARYGGPVPPNKTHTYTITLYALDKELDLKKGYYLNELYDAMEGHVLEKSVLKAKYEFEKK; from the coding sequence ATGAAAAAGTTTTTACTAGGTTTATTTTTATTAGTAGGAGCTACATCTTTTGCTTTAGAACTTTCAAGTTCTGGTGTTAAAGATGGAGTAATTGAAAAGAAGTACGGAACATATGGAAAAGATCAGTACCGTGGGATGCCAACACTTTCTATGCCATTTGAGTGGAAAGATGCTCCTGCAGGAACAAAGCAGTTTGCTCTTGTAATTGAAGATTTTGATGCTGTAGAGGCAGTTGGAGTTATTTGGTTACACTGGTTAACACTGATTCCAGGGGAAGCTAAGGCTTTACCAGAAAATGCAAGTGCAACTGATCCAAAGTTAATTCAAGGTGAAAACAGCTGGTGGTCTCTAATAGGTGGAAGCTTACCAAAAGAGGAAGTTGCGAGATATGGAGGTCCAGTACCACCTAATAAAACACATACTTATACTATTACGTTATATGCTTTAGATAAAGAGTTAGACCTTAAAAAAGGATACTATTTAAATGAGTTATATGATGCAATGGAAGGGCATGTTTTAGAAAAATCAGTTTTAAAAGCTAAATATGAATTTGAGAAAAAATAA
- a CDS encoding thioesterase family protein: MLKEEMSFKQEKIVNANETASLLGAVGIEVFSTPMLIAFMEHTAYKLAQEHLSPGETTVGVVVNIEHLKPNKVGDKILCTATLKKIEGKKLTFDVVVTFNDEIMGKGTHVRYIVNLEKFLNKIN, encoded by the coding sequence ATGTTAAAAGAAGAAATGAGCTTTAAACAGGAAAAAATAGTTAACGCCAATGAAACTGCCTCACTTTTAGGAGCTGTTGGAATAGAAGTTTTTTCAACTCCTATGCTAATTGCTTTTATGGAACATACAGCCTATAAGTTAGCACAAGAACACCTTTCACCTGGAGAAACTACTGTTGGAGTTGTTGTTAATATTGAGCATTTAAAACCAAATAAAGTTGGAGATAAAATTTTATGTACTGCAACTTTAAAAAAAATTGAAGGAAAAAAACTGACTTTTGATGTTGTTGTAACTTTCAATGATGAAATTATGGGAAAAGGAACTCATGTTAGATATATTGTAAATCTTGAAAAATTTTTAAATAAAATCAATTAA
- a CDS encoding MurR/RpiR family transcriptional regulator produces MNGILDKKLIEKLTENEKRVYIYLLDNKKLIDSLKIKELAKITYTSSATVIRTAKKLGFKGYKELGFKLKNEAIPLKDCIDDKFYIKNSFEIEKFFKLLDNGKILLYSEGLGENIAKYFYKKLLLLGKNVEYFNSVICGLAQEKICGVKNYDAIILISRKGKEERTLKLASILKELGTKIIVFTSNPHSKLYKISDLGFKFSENIDEIYENYYPNLFYGYTIVFFESLLKKNYEKNNEITKKITE; encoded by the coding sequence GTGAATGGAATATTAGATAAGAAATTAATTGAAAAATTAACAGAGAATGAAAAAAGAGTTTATATTTATTTGTTAGATAATAAGAAATTAATTGACAGTTTGAAAATTAAGGAACTTGCCAAAATTACTTATACATCTTCAGCTACAGTGATTAGAACAGCAAAGAAATTAGGATTTAAAGGTTACAAAGAGTTAGGATTTAAATTGAAAAATGAAGCAATACCTTTAAAAGATTGTATAGATGATAAGTTTTATATTAAAAATTCTTTTGAAATTGAAAAATTTTTTAAACTTTTAGATAATGGAAAAATACTTTTATACTCAGAGGGGCTTGGTGAAAATATAGCAAAATATTTTTATAAGAAACTACTCTTGCTGGGGAAAAATGTAGAGTATTTTAATTCAGTCATTTGTGGATTAGCTCAGGAGAAAATTTGTGGAGTGAAAAATTATGATGCCATTATTTTAATAAGTAGAAAAGGCAAAGAGGAAAGAACTTTAAAATTAGCAAGTATTTTAAAAGAACTGGGAACTAAAATTATAGTATTCACATCCAATCCTCACAGTAAACTATATAAAATATCAGATTTAGGATTTAAATTTAGTGAAAATATAGATGAAATATATGAGAACTATTATCCAAATCTGTTTTATGGATATACAATAGTATTTTTTGAAAGTCTTTTGAAAAAAAATTATGAAAAAAATAACGAAATTACGAAAAAAATAACAGAATAG
- the ndk gene encoding nucleoside-diphosphate kinase, whose product MERTLLIIKPDAVERKLIGEIIQRVERKGLEIKALKMENITLEKAQKHYEVHKGKDFYNSLIEFITSGPVVLMVLEGYNCISIVRGMAGSTSPINAVPGTIRGDFSLDTLKNIVHTSDCIESSEREIKNFFKNID is encoded by the coding sequence ATGGAAAGAACATTACTGATAATCAAGCCTGATGCAGTAGAAAGAAAGCTAATTGGAGAGATAATCCAAAGAGTTGAGAGAAAAGGATTGGAAATAAAGGCTCTAAAAATGGAGAACATAACTTTAGAAAAAGCTCAAAAACATTATGAAGTTCATAAAGGAAAGGATTTTTATAATAGCCTTATAGAATTTATAACTTCTGGACCAGTTGTACTAATGGTTTTAGAAGGGTATAACTGTATAAGTATTGTAAGAGGCATGGCAGGAAGTACATCGCCAATAAATGCTGTTCCAGGAACGATAAGAGGGGATTTTTCTTTGGACACATTAAAAAATATTGTTCACACTTCAGATTGCATTGAATCAAGTGAACGAGAGATTAAAAACTTCTTTAAAAATATAGATTAA
- a CDS encoding recombinase family protein, whose product MVYGYCRVSTKHQNLKRQIDALIAYGIKEENIYVDEITGVVLKRRGLESLKNVLTTGDTLVVKEIDRLGRNRKQTTELIKEFIEKDIDIIALDIPYLKEFILKEIKREKGFMEIMATTLLSLILEVAEQERHKILDRTKEGKEKALEAGVKFGRKRKLTRQKFVRTYNQMIKDERSPKEIQEKLKICKQTYYNYKKRYIR is encoded by the coding sequence ATGGTATACGGATATTGCAGAGTGAGCACGAAACATCAGAACTTAAAGAGGCAGATAGATGCTTTAATAGCCTATGGTATTAAAGAGGAAAATATCTATGTGGATGAGATAACAGGGGTTGTTTTAAAAAGAAGAGGTTTAGAGAGTCTAAAAAATGTTCTTACTACTGGCGATACCCTAGTAGTGAAGGAAATAGATAGATTAGGAAGGAATCGAAAGCAAACAACCGAATTAATAAAAGAGTTTATTGAAAAAGACATAGATATAATAGCCTTGGATATTCCGTATCTAAAAGAGTTTATATTAAAAGAGATAAAAAGAGAAAAAGGATTTATGGAGATTATGGCAACTACCCTTTTGTCACTGATACTTGAAGTGGCAGAACAAGAGAGACATAAAATTTTAGATCGTACTAAAGAGGGTAAAGAAAAAGCCTTAGAAGCAGGAGTAAAATTTGGAAGAAAAAGAAAATTAACACGTCAAAAATTTGTAAGAACTTATAATCAAATGATAAAAGATGAAAGATCACCAAAGGAGATACAGGAAAAGTTAAAAATTTGTAAGCAAACTTATTATAACTATAAAAAAAGATATATAAGATGA
- a CDS encoding LysM peptidoglycan-binding domain-containing protein, protein MKKKILLGLFILFANLVSAKNKLEYNVDYSQDNFIVVTISKASDSSSLKDYHIVQREESLEEIAERYKVPVEDLEKINKISRFDNLKKGRIIYLKPKQRRGNSENKK, encoded by the coding sequence ATGAAAAAAAAAATTTTATTGGGATTATTTATTCTTTTTGCTAATCTAGTTTCTGCAAAGAATAAATTAGAATACAATGTGGATTACTCTCAAGATAACTTTATTGTTGTTACTATCTCAAAGGCAAGCGATAGTTCAAGTTTAAAAGATTATCATATTGTTCAAAGAGAGGAGAGTCTAGAGGAAATTGCTGAAAGGTATAAAGTTCCAGTTGAAGATTTAGAAAAAATAAATAAAATTAGTAGATTTGATAATTTAAAAAAGGGTAGGATTATCTATTTAAAACCAAAACAAAGGAGGGGAAACAGTGAAAATAAAAAATAA
- a CDS encoding helix-turn-helix domain-containing protein has protein sequence MGRINNKYPSELKIKVVKRYLEDEESLQDIADEFGISSKTQIHNWVKKYEELGEEAFKFEKRGNPKDKKELKNNFTFDNLEDEVIFLRMENEYLKRFCEMLKRSLRIKK, from the coding sequence ATGGGACGAATAAACAATAAATACCCAAGTGAATTAAAAATAAAAGTAGTTAAAAGATATTTAGAAGATGAAGAAAGTTTACAAGATATAGCTGATGAATTTGGAATATCGTCTAAAACACAGATTCATAATTGGGTAAAAAAATATGAGGAACTTGGAGAGGAAGCTTTTAAATTTGAAAAGCGGGGAAATCCTAAAGATAAAAAAGAATTAAAAAATAATTTTACTTTTGATAACTTAGAAGATGAAGTTATTTTTTTAAGAATGGAAAACGAATATCTAAAGAGATTTTGTGAGATGTTAAAGAGAAGTTTAAGGATAAAAAAGTAA
- a CDS encoding fimbrial biogenesis chaperone gives MNFKKLIAIFFLISSFIFALQIGPPMFEQRIDGSGGYREFTLTNPGTKTLRYKLTVLPGKTNDMSKWTEVSPKIITIKPGSKGKFKTFAKAPSGIPDGEYHYNLSIKMMDLPKLPGETDKVDAAAKLNFDFHLGFIGYAGDLKPLIEVTNTSVTKNKDGLTVVKGTIINKTPKRGIYCGITIIGGDKTLLSTDLRVPKNSKQNFTYTLDKNIKPSDVDGIVIRNLEDNKELLKTKF, from the coding sequence ATGAACTTTAAAAAATTAATAGCAATCTTTTTTCTAATAAGCAGTTTTATTTTTGCTTTGCAAATAGGACCACCTATGTTTGAACAAAGAATTGATGGATCTGGAGGATACAGAGAATTTACTTTAACAAATCCCGGAACAAAAACTTTACGTTATAAATTAACTGTTTTACCTGGAAAAACAAATGATATGAGTAAATGGACTGAGGTATCTCCTAAAATTATAACTATCAAACCTGGTTCTAAAGGCAAATTTAAAACTTTTGCTAAAGCTCCTTCAGGTATTCCAGACGGGGAGTACCATTATAACTTAAGTATCAAAATGATGGATCTTCCTAAACTTCCAGGAGAAACAGATAAGGTTGATGCTGCTGCTAAATTAAATTTTGACTTTCATTTAGGATTTATTGGATATGCAGGAGATTTAAAACCTTTAATTGAGGTTACAAATACATCTGTCACTAAAAATAAGGATGGTTTAACTGTTGTTAAAGGAACCATTATTAATAAAACTCCTAAAAGAGGTATCTATTGTGGAATTACTATTATCGGTGGAGACAAAACGCTTCTGAGTACTGATTTAAGAGTTCCTAAAAATAGTAAACAAAATTTTACTTATACTTTAGATAAAAATATAAAACCATCTGATGTTGATGGAATTGTTATTAGAAACTTAGAAGATAACAAAGAGTTATTAAAAACAAAGTTTTAA
- a CDS encoding COG1470 family protein: protein MLKNICLIFFSIALNLSAYINIYPVSFDKTIDGSGNNQEFILYNKTNKPLRYNISLSDERFQKNSMKNWIEFYPKNITVKPGKSEKIKMYIKAPKNTPRGEYLTTVEIKENLLPNLEKNVSQNNVQLLTHLKMDIVGYVGNLKPNYKVDNFSYSIQKDSISVRGTIKNSGDRRGKVALILSNGKNKENYTLGKLKVNKGESIDLSKLSHSIKDQKLPKNFNKLILKDEDSGDTLSEVSL from the coding sequence ATGTTAAAAAATATCTGTTTAATCTTTTTTTCAATTGCTTTAAATTTATCTGCATATATAAATATATATCCAGTTTCTTTTGATAAAACAATTGATGGTTCAGGAAATAATCAAGAATTTATACTATACAATAAAACAAATAAGCCACTTAGATATAATATTTCCCTAAGTGATGAAAGATTTCAAAAAAATAGCATGAAAAATTGGATTGAGTTTTATCCTAAAAATATAACAGTTAAACCTGGAAAAAGTGAAAAAATTAAAATGTATATAAAGGCACCTAAAAATACTCCTAGAGGAGAATATTTAACTACAGTTGAGATAAAAGAAAATTTACTACCAAATTTAGAAAAAAATGTATCTCAAAATAACGTACAACTATTAACTCATTTAAAAATGGATATTGTAGGATATGTTGGAAACTTAAAACCCAACTATAAAGTTGATAACTTTTCTTACAGTATTCAAAAAGACAGCATCTCTGTTAGAGGAACTATAAAAAATAGTGGAGATAGAAGGGGAAAAGTAGCTCTTATCTTATCTAATGGAAAAAATAAAGAGAACTATACACTTGGAAAATTAAAAGTTAATAAAGGTGAAAGTATTGATTTATCAAAACTTTCTCACAGTATTAAAGATCAAAAGTTGCCTAAAAATTTTAATAAACTTATTTTAAAAGATGAAGATAGTGGCGATACTCTTTCTGAAGTATCTTTGTAA
- a CDS encoding cold-shock protein → MLKGTVKWFNKEKGFGFITCENGDDHFVHFSAINAEGFRVLEEGQKVSFITEVADKGSIAKEVTIG, encoded by the coding sequence ATGTTAAAAGGAACAGTTAAATGGTTTAACAAAGAAAAAGGATTTGGATTTATAACTTGTGAAAATGGTGATGACCACTTTGTTCACTTCTCAGCAATAAATGCTGAAGGATTTAGAGTCTTAGAAGAGGGACAAAAAGTATCATTTATAACTGAAGTTGCAGATAAGGGGTCTATCGCAAAAGAAGTAACAATAGGATAA